AACCAGCACGCGGAGAAAGCATCCATGGCCGACATTTTTCAGGTGACTGTCCAGCGTGGCCCCGACTATGCGATCCTGCGCACGGACGGGTATGTGAACAACACCGGGGGCGAAAAAGTCGCCGAGCAGGTCTATCGCCTGCTGGATGACGGGGTGAAACGGTTCATCCTCAACCTGTCCCGCAGCCCGATTGTCAACAGCGTCGGCATCGCCGTGCTTATCGAGATGATCGAGCGCGTGCGGGAGGACGGGGACCGGGTGATTTTCTGCAACTGCACCCCGGTGATCGCCAAGACTTTCAAGATCATGGGACT
The sequence above is drawn from the bacterium genome and encodes:
- a CDS encoding STAS domain-containing protein; this encodes MADIFQVTVQRGPDYAILRTDGYVNNTGGEKVAEQVYRLLDDGVKRFILNLSRSPIVNSVGIAVLIEMIERVREDGDRVIFCNCTPVIAKTFKIMGLTQYAELCGDEKEAVSRITA